Proteins from a genomic interval of Lycium ferocissimum isolate CSIRO_LF1 chromosome 2, AGI_CSIRO_Lferr_CH_V1, whole genome shotgun sequence:
- the LOC132047378 gene encoding exopolygalacturonase-like, whose translation MRRLQDNWSILIKVITIFITRCGRSLWSSYMLNKYYKKWHPTMAVDRGGSHTWKKMVIIRDAVEPHIFWYLRNGTSSFWYENWTRLGALYYITPDVAREEEIEHIKDNIKVPDGEEDDEPCRMLETNGKFSVKSAWEFLRHRESKQTNYGFMWEKELPIKISFFMWRVWKGIITTDDILKRMMINIPSRCLTLTFDYVENVVVRDIQSNNSKSFHFNVFMCNNVRFSHVNIKAPDDSPNTDRIHIGFSTNIQVLDSNIGTGDDCISMIAGSKSINISGVTCGLGHGISIGSLGNITANDVVEYIHVKSCTRTQNGARIKTWAPSNVGSTTTITFEDIIMKKVGNPILIDQYYCPTPPCSGQVLESSVQIKDVTFNNIRGTSSSVIAVTLKCNASFPCQGIKVNQLDLSWPWWTRDLIVC comes from the exons ATGAGAAGGCTTCAGGATAACTGGTCAATACTGATAAAAGTTATTACTATATTCATCACAAG ATGTGGAAGAAGCTTATGGAGTAGCTACATGCTGAACAAATACTACAAGAAATGGCATCCTACTATGGCAGTAGATAGAGGAGGGTCTCACACCTGGAAGAAGATGGTGATCATAAGAGATGCAGTTGAGCcacatatattttggtatttgaGAAATGGAACTTCAAGCTTCTGGTATGAGAATTGGACAAGGCTTGGGGCACTATATTATATCACTCCTGATGTTGCTAGAGAAGAAGAGATAGAG CATATCAAGGATAATATCAAAGTTCCAGatggagaagaagatgatgaaccATGTCGGATGTTGGAAACAAACGGCAAATTCTCAGTTAAATCTGCATGGGAATTTCTAAGGCATAGAGAGAGCAAACAAACCAACTATGGGTTCATGTGGGAGAAAGAGTTGCCAATAAAGATAAGCTTTTTCATGTGGAGGGTGTGGAAAGGGATAATCACTACAGATGATATATTGAAAAGGATGATGATCAATATACCATCAAGATGTCTT ACACTTACATTCGattatgttgaaaatgttgttgTACGGGACATACAATCAAACAATAGCAAGAGTTTCCATTTCAACGTCTTTATGTGCAATAATGTGAGATTTAGTCATGTTAACATAAAGGCACCAGACGACAGTCCTAACACCGACAGAATTCACATTGGCTTCTCCACCAACATCCAAGTCTTGGATTCCAACATTGGCACCGGAGACGATTGTATATCTATGATTGCTGGCAGCAAAAGCATCAACATTTCAGGGGTCACTTGTGGCCTTGGCCATGGAATAAGCATCGGAAGCTTAGGGAATATCACGGCCAATGATGTTGTCGAGTACATACACGTCAAAAGTTGCACTCGTACTCAAAATGGGGCGAGAATTAAGACTTGGGCACCGTCAAATGTCGGTAGCACTACAACTATAACTTTTGAGGATATTATCATGAAAAAAGTTGGGAATCCTATACTTATTGATCAATATTATTGTCCGACGCCTCCTTGCAGTGGTCAGGTACtt GAAAGCTCAGTGCAAATCAAGGACGTGACATTCAATAACATAAGGGGAACTTCGAGTTCAGTGATAGCAGTTACTTTGAAGTGCAATGCTTCTTTTCCTTGCCAGGGAATCAAGGTTAATCAACTTGACCTATCATGGCCCTGGTGGACCCGCGATCTCATCGTGTGCTAA